One region of Pseudomonas alvandae genomic DNA includes:
- a CDS encoding xanthine phosphoribosyltransferase, translated as MEALHQKIRELGIVLSDQVLKVDAFLNHQIDPQLMKLIGDEFAELFKDSGITKIVTIEASGIAPAIMTGLNLGVPVIFARKQQSLTLTENLLSATVYSFTKKTESTVAISPRHLTSSDRVLIIDDFLANGKASQALISIIKQAGATVAGLGIVIEKSFQGGRAELDAQGYRVESLARVKSLAGGVVTFID; from the coding sequence ATGGAAGCCCTGCACCAGAAAATCCGCGAGCTAGGCATTGTGCTGTCCGACCAGGTCCTGAAGGTCGATGCGTTTCTCAACCACCAGATCGACCCGCAGTTGATGAAGCTGATCGGCGATGAGTTTGCCGAACTGTTCAAGGATTCGGGCATCACCAAGATCGTCACCATCGAAGCCTCGGGCATTGCCCCCGCAATCATGACCGGGCTGAACCTTGGCGTGCCGGTGATCTTTGCCCGCAAGCAACAATCGCTGACCCTGACGGAGAACCTGCTGTCCGCGACGGTGTATTCGTTCACGAAGAAGACCGAAAGCACCGTCGCCATCAGCCCGCGTCACCTGACCAGCAGCGACCGCGTGCTGATCATCGATGACTTCCTGGCCAACGGCAAAGCCTCCCAGGCGCTGATCTCCATTATCAAGCAGGCTGGCGCCACCGTCGCCGGGCTGGGGATCGTGATCGAGAAGTCGTTCCAGGGCGGCCGTGCGGAATTGGATGCCCAGGGCTATCGCGTCGAGTCGTTGGCTCGGGTGAAGTCGCTGGCGGGTGGGGTCGTGACCTTTATCGACTGA
- a CDS encoding acetyl-CoA hydrolase/transferase C-terminal domain-containing protein, translating to MVQLCSIEQAVDDVLERLPAHIHLGMPLGLGKPNLFANALYQRIAQMPERQLTIYTALSLGRPSLGDGLQKRFLEPFVERVFGDYPELDYLADLQRDSLPANIRVQQFFMQPGSLLHSASAQQDYVSSNYSHAARDINGAGLNLIAQLVASDPEHPDRLSLSCNPDITLDLLPMIAKRREAGETILMVGQVHSDLPYMPGDAEIGIDGFDLLIDEKDSHTLFSTPNMPVGFQDHLIGLHASTLVRDGGTLQIGIGSMGDALTAALLARQADNAGYQALLADVNLSQWAQLIEREGGVEPFAKGLYGCSEMFVNGLLVLAEAGIIRRKVYPDEPTQERAIAGTLDEAAQPDGICIHGGFFLGPRSFYERLRELPQSRLLEFNMTRISYINELYGREQLKRLQRLDARFINTVFTMTLMGAGVADQLEDGRVLSGVGGQYNFVAQGHALVGARSILLLRSWRESGGVVSSNIVWEYGHCTIPRHLRDIVVTEYGIADLRGKTDAAVIEALLNISDSRFQPGLIEQAQNAGKLPKDFRLDPRFADNTSERLQAIQARHPNLFPEYPLGCDFDGIERDLLRALNWLKSKFKLTEILDLGKAALDAPEPWEYAGHLERMQLTNPEGLKEELYQRLLLAGLKATAP from the coding sequence ATGGTGCAGTTGTGTTCAATCGAACAGGCGGTGGATGACGTACTCGAGCGTCTGCCCGCGCATATCCACCTCGGCATGCCCCTGGGGCTGGGCAAGCCCAACCTGTTCGCCAACGCGCTTTACCAGCGCATTGCGCAAATGCCCGAGCGACAGCTGACCATTTACACAGCACTGAGCCTGGGTCGGCCGAGCTTGGGCGACGGGCTGCAGAAGCGCTTCCTCGAGCCCTTTGTCGAACGGGTCTTCGGTGATTATCCAGAACTCGATTACCTCGCCGATCTGCAGCGCGACAGCCTGCCGGCCAATATCCGCGTCCAGCAATTCTTCATGCAGCCCGGCAGCCTCCTGCACAGCGCTTCGGCCCAGCAGGACTATGTCAGCAGCAACTACAGCCACGCCGCCCGGGATATCAATGGGGCTGGCTTGAACCTGATCGCGCAACTGGTGGCGAGCGACCCGGAACATCCGGATCGCTTGAGCCTGAGCTGCAACCCGGACATCACCCTGGACCTGTTGCCGATGATCGCCAAGCGGCGCGAGGCGGGGGAAACCATTCTCATGGTGGGCCAGGTCCACAGCGATTTGCCCTACATGCCCGGCGATGCGGAAATCGGCATCGATGGCTTCGACCTGTTGATCGATGAGAAGGACAGCCACACGTTGTTCTCCACGCCGAACATGCCGGTGGGTTTCCAGGACCATTTGATCGGCCTGCACGCCAGCACCCTGGTGCGCGATGGCGGTACGTTGCAGATCGGCATCGGCTCCATGGGCGACGCGTTGACGGCGGCGCTGTTGGCGCGCCAGGCCGATAACGCCGGTTACCAGGCCCTGCTGGCGGACGTGAACCTCAGCCAGTGGGCGCAGTTGATCGAGCGCGAGGGAGGGGTCGAGCCTTTCGCCAAGGGGTTGTACGGTTGCAGTGAAATGTTCGTCAACGGTTTGCTGGTGCTGGCGGAGGCCGGGATTATCCGGCGCAAGGTCTACCCTGACGAACCGACCCAGGAACGGGCCATCGCCGGAACCCTCGACGAAGCGGCGCAACCCGACGGCATCTGCATCCACGGCGGGTTCTTCCTCGGTCCGCGCAGTTTTTACGAGCGCCTGAGGGAGTTGCCGCAGAGCCGCCTGCTCGAATTCAACATGACCCGCATCAGCTACATCAACGAGCTGTACGGCCGGGAGCAGCTCAAGCGCTTGCAGCGCCTCGATGCGCGTTTCATCAACACGGTCTTCACCATGACCCTGATGGGCGCCGGAGTGGCGGACCAGTTGGAAGATGGGCGGGTGCTCAGCGGTGTAGGTGGGCAGTACAACTTCGTCGCCCAGGGCCATGCGCTGGTAGGGGCGCGCTCGATCCTGCTGTTGCGCAGCTGGCGGGAGTCGGGCGGGGTGGTCAGTTCGAATATCGTCTGGGAATACGGCCATTGCACGATTCCCCGGCACCTGCGAGACATCGTGGTGACCGAGTACGGCATCGCCGACCTGCGGGGCAAGACCGACGCGGCGGTGATCGAGGCGTTGCTGAATATCAGCGATTCGCGCTTCCAACCCGGCCTGATCGAGCAGGCACAAAATGCCGGTAAATTACCGAAGGATTTTCGACTTGATCCACGGTTCGCCGACAACACGTCGGAGCGTCTACAGGCGATCCAGGCGCGGCATCCCAACCTTTTTCCGGAATACCCGCTGGGTTGTGATTTCGACGGGATCGAGCGCGACTTGTTACGGGCTCTGAACTGGCTGAAGAGCAAATTCAAGCTCACCGAGATCCTGGACCTTGGCAAGGCCGCCCTGGATGCGCCGGAGCCCTGGGAATATGCCGGGCATCTGGAGCGGATGCAGTTGACGAATCCCGAGGGGCTGAAGGAGGAGCTGTATCAGCGGCTGTTGCTGGCGGGGCTCAAGGCGACTGCGCCATAA